Genomic DNA from Coffea arabica cultivar ET-39 chromosome 7e, Coffea Arabica ET-39 HiFi, whole genome shotgun sequence:
GTGGGTTTGAATTCAGTTAGTTAAATCGAGTCCAAGTTTATCAACTATATCAAAGTAAGCCGGGCAAGTAAGACGAGAATAGTAGTGAAGCACCTTTCTTGCCTTTATTTCTGTGTTATCCACAATAATCTGCACTGTCGCTCTAGTATGTTTTTCACTGCATTCCACACTTCCACCATTGGTACTCTTGGTGATAGTGTACTTATGTCCAGAGTACCCCATTGATCAGAGAGCACTCTGCAGAAATCATCTAATTCCTGTTGCCCCTGAGATCAGAGAGCACTCTTTTCACGTAATTCGTGTACTTACGGGGTGGTTTCTTGGCCGCCTCCCTGAGATGCAGTGGAGTAGAAAATGCCAGCAGGCTTTCCAGCCAGCTTTTGAGCTCCCCACAAGAAACCAGTTGAATCCATAAATGCCTTGAATTGGGCAGCCATCATCCCAAATCTAGTTGGGAAGCCAAATATGAATGCATCAGCTTCAGGGAGTTCATGGGGAGTAATCACAGGGACGTCACTCTTTGGGGGAGCACCCAACTTTCCAAGAATTTCCTAAGAGAAGTCAGGCcaaaagggaagaaagaaaaataaatcagTAGCATAAATATTTTGATCTTGACTTAGAGCTTTTTCCTTACAAGTATATGATGACTACGCAGTTTTAATACCAGAGAAATATGTCACAGGAATATGAGAATTTGTGGTGTGATTATGTAAATGATCTGCGTAAGTTTGATTTCAGATGATGTATTGTCACTGGG
This window encodes:
- the LOC140011225 gene encoding quinone-oxidoreductase QR2-like encodes the protein MKEFSGGGHRNASSFMLASTEFKKWKVHGDALTNAEILGKLGAPPKSDVPVITPHELPEADAFIFGFPTRFGMMAAQFKAFMDSTGFLWGAQKLAGKPAGIFYSTASQGGGQETTP